A window of the Choloepus didactylus isolate mChoDid1 chromosome 11, mChoDid1.pri, whole genome shotgun sequence genome harbors these coding sequences:
- the LOC119506053 gene encoding Krueppel-like factor 17, whose protein sequence is MEEEAAELSQWQGMAECQPPMDTEKSVSILDMSPSPGSNGVHTCWNHSPSGIQHFSQGTELARTPLVSAGAPRQNAVEMGPQFSMLLPECGVSYCCPQVTLRPSQMIYCQEMPTQPGMMIFKRPQMMPSVEPSVPRVALTFSGNLRMPLNVPPLSLPTGIPTMSHITTPTMSYSGPPSVPSNRASLTPKMSLTPTMPSTEAQAMLPSLAHMLPLKDSHDLGISPPGSPSLLALESQNTLVSQPDPQEDPFLPEQLIPAPQRAEQNSRAQEGAPRKRSPVSRPYCCQYENCGKAYTKRSHLVSHERKHTGERPYACKWEGCSWTFSRSDELGRHMRIHTRYRPHRCDLCGRQFMRSDHLRQHQKTHLQGSGSPDPQANNGHMDDPPAPGL, encoded by the coding sequence ATGGAGGAGGAGGCCGCAGAGCTGAGCCAGTGGCAGGGGATGGCCGAGTGCCAGCCCCCGATGGATACCGAGAAGTCTGTATCTATCCTGGACATGTCTCCATCTCCTGGAAGCAATGGAGTGCACACCTGTTGGAACCATAGCCCATCAGGCATTCAACACTTTTCACAGGGCACAGAGCTTGCAAGGACCCCCTTGGTGTCTGCCGGGGCACCCAGGCAGAATGCGGTTGAAATGGGGCCACAGTTCAGTATGTTGCTGCCTGAGTGTGGTGTGAGCTACTGCTGCCCTCAAGTGACTCTTAGGCCTTCCCAGATGATTTACTGTCAGGAAATGCCTACCCAGCCAGGGATGATGATTTTCAAGAGGCCCCAGATGATGCCCTCAGTAGAGCCTAGTGTTCCAAGGGTGGCCCTGACCTTCAGTGGGAATCTAAGGATGCCTCTCAATGTGCCACCACTCTCACTTCCCACTGGAATCCCAACAATGTCCCACATCACAACCCCAACAATGTCTTATTCTGGACCCCCATCAGTTCCTTCTAACAGAGCCTCATTAACTCCTAAAATGTCATTGACCCCAACCATGCCTTCCACTGAGGCACAGGCAATGCTCCCTTCTTTGGCTCATATGTTGCCCCTTAAAGATTCCCACGACCTTGGGATATCCCCACCTGGGTCTCCATCATTGCTGGCTTTAGAATCCCAGAATACTCTTGTGAGCCAGCCAGACCCCCAGGAAGACCCCTTCCTACCTGAGCAGCTCATACCTGCTCCACAGAGAGCAGAGCAGAACTCCAGGGCCCAGGAAGGGGCACCCAGAAAGAGATCCCCAGTTTCAAGACCCTACTGTTGCCAGTATGAGAACTGTGGAAAAGCTTATACCAAGCGTTCCCACCTTGTGAGTCACGAGCGCAAACACACAGGGGAGAGGCCCTATGCGTGCAAGTGGGAAGGCTGTAGCTGGACTTTCTCCCGTTCCGACGAGCTTGGACGACATATGCGGATACACACCAGATATCGACCTCATAGATGTGATCTGTGCGGCCGACAGTTCATGAGATCTGACCATCTCAGGCAacaccagaagactcatctgcaGGGGTCTGGATCCCCAGACCCTCAGGCCAACAATGGACACATGGATGATCCTCCTGCCCCCGGTCTTTAG